In Gymnogyps californianus isolate 813 chromosome 29, ASM1813914v2, whole genome shotgun sequence, the following are encoded in one genomic region:
- the BOLA1 gene encoding bolA-like protein 1: protein MRGPLLTAAGRGLWTMGDGPLARAIRAKLDAALQPTHLQVLDESSRHGGPPGAETHFAVVVVSGRFAGLPPLQRHRLVHAALRAELAGPLHALAIVARTPQQWESDPRVPPRPPCLGGSKRERRGDGDSPRKQ from the coding sequence ATGCGGGGTCCCCTCCTGACGGCCGCCGGCCGGGGGCTGTGGACCATGGGGGACGGCCCCCTGGCCCGCGCCATCCGCGCCAAGCTGGATGCGGCCCTGCAGCCCACCCACCTCCAAGTCCTGGACGAAAGCTCCCGCCACGGCGGCCCCCCCGGTGCCGAAACCCATTTCGCGGTGGTGGTGGTCAGCGGGCGCTTCGCCGGGTTGCCCCCGCTGCAACGGCATCGCCTGGTCCACGCCGCCCTTCGCGCCGAGCTAGCCGGACCCTTGCACGCCCTCGCCATCGTCGCCAGGACCCCCCAGCAATGGGAAAGCGACCCCCGCGTTCCCCCCCGACCCCCTTGTTTGGGGGGGTCCAAGCGGGAGCGCCGCGGGGACGGGGATTCGCCCAGGAAGCAATGA
- the LOC127026931 gene encoding LOW QUALITY PROTEIN: nuclear receptor subfamily 2 group F member 5-like (The sequence of the model RefSeq protein was modified relative to this genomic sequence to represent the inferred CDS: inserted 1 base in 1 codon), with product MGVAGAGGPEAAGKGAGDCLVCGDKASGKHYGQLSCEGCKSFFKRSVRRNLSYSCRGGRDCPVRQPHRNQCQYCRLRKCLRVGMRREAVQRGRMAHAPSSPGQYPMVPGDPYGGHGYLSGFISLLLRAEPYPPARYGAQCLQPSGVVGIESICELAARLLFSAIEWAKGIPFFPDLQLSDQVALLRLGWSELFVLNAAQSALPLHAAPXLAAAGLHAAPMAADRVVAFMDHIRLFQEQVEKLKALHVDAAEYACLKAVALFSPDAVGLSDPGQVAGLQEKSQCALEEHVRRQHPSQPSRFGRLLLRLPALRSVSAPGIQQLFFSRLVGKTPIETLIRDMLLAGATLNWPYGPMQ from the exons Atgggggtggcaggag CCGGCGGCCCGGAGGCGGCGGGGAAGGGCGCGGGGGACTGCCTGGTGTGCGGGGACAAGGCGAGCGGGAAGCACTACGGGCAGCTCAGCTGCGAGGGCTGCAAGAGCTTCTTCAAGCGCTCGGTGCGGCGCAACCTCTCGTACAGCTGCCGCGGCGGCCGCGACTGCCCGGTGCGGCAGCCCCACCGCAACCAGTGCCAGTACTGCCGGCTCCGCAAGTGCCTCCGCGTCGGGATGCGGCGGGAAG CCGTGCAGCGAGGCCGCATGGCTCACGCCCCGAGCAGCCCCGGCCAATACCCCATGGTCCCCGGGGACCCCTACGGCGGCCACGGCTACTTAAGCGGCTTCATCTCATTGCTGCTCCGCGCCGAACCGTACCCGCCGGCTCGCTACGGCGCCCAGTGCCTGCAACCCAGCGGCGTGGTGGGCATCGAGAGCATCTGCGAGCTGGCCGCTCGCCTCCTCTTCAGCGCCATCGAATGGGCCAAGGGCATCCCCTTCTTCCCGGACTTGCAGCTTTCCGACCAAGTGGCTCTGCTCCGCTTGGGCTGGAGCGAGCTCTTCGTGCTGAACGCGGCGCAGTCGGCGCTGCCGTTGCACGCCGCTC TGCTGGCCGCCGCCGGGCTCCACGCCGCCCCCATGGCCGCCGACCGCGTGGTGGCCTTCATGGACCACATCCGCCTCTTCCAGGAGCAGGTGGAGAAGCTGAAGGCGCTGCACGTCGACGCCGCCGAGTACGCCTGCCTCAAGGCCGTGGCTCTCTTCTCCCCCG ACGCGGTGGGGCTGTCGGACCCGGGGCAGGTGGCCGGCCTGCAGGAGAAGTCGCAGTGCGCGCTGGAGGAGCACGTGCGGCGGCAGcaccccagccagcccagccgcTTCGGGcgcctgctcctgcgcctgcCCGCCCTGCGCAGCGTCTCCGCCCCCGGCATCCAGCAGCTCTTCTTCAGCCGCCTGGTCGGCAAGACCCCCATCGAGACCCTCATCCGCGACATGCTGCTCGCCGGCGCCACCCTCAACTGGCCCTACGGCCCCATGCAGTGA